Proteins encoded together in one Flavobacteriales bacterium window:
- a CDS encoding 30S ribosomal protein S16, which yields MPTRIRLQRKGKKGQPYYHIVVADQRAPRDGKYIERIGAYDPNQNPAFIEIDRTKALDWMQKGAQPSDTCRAILSYTGVVYRNHLQNGVKKGAFGQEEADRRFDAWLNEKNTKIEGKRSKLATGAEQAHKARLDAEKRKAAEMAAKLSAKLAAAPAEAPVEAPAEGEAPAEAPAE from the coding sequence ATGCCGACCCGCATCCGCCTTCAGAGGAAAGGCAAGAAAGGCCAGCCGTACTACCACATCGTGGTGGCTGATCAACGCGCACCGCGCGATGGGAAGTACATCGAGAGGATCGGTGCCTACGACCCCAACCAGAACCCCGCGTTCATCGAGATCGACCGTACCAAGGCGCTCGACTGGATGCAGAAGGGGGCCCAGCCCTCCGACACCTGCCGGGCCATCCTGAGCTACACCGGCGTGGTGTACCGCAACCACCTGCAGAACGGCGTCAAGAAGGGCGCCTTCGGTCAGGAGGAGGCCGACCGCCGCTTCGACGCCTGGCTGAACGAGAAGAACACCAAGATCGAGGGCAAGCGCAGCAAGCTGGCCACCGGCGCCGAGCAGGCCCACAAGGCCCGCCTCGATGCCGAGAAGCGCAAGGCCGCCGAGATGGCCGCCAAGCTGAGCGCCAAGCTCGCCGCCGCTCCCGCGGAAGCGCCTGTAGAGGCGCCCGCCGAGGGCGAAGCACCGGCCGAAGCACCCGCCGAATAG
- a CDS encoding rhodanese-like domain-containing protein, producing the protein MSIFGQIFGSPARPALPDGATIIDVRTPAEFAGGHVEGSINIPLDTVQRELPRFKAITGPIVLVCASGHRSGQATAWLRAQGLDQVENGGSWLSFR; encoded by the coding sequence ATGAGCATCTTCGGCCAGATCTTCGGTTCCCCCGCCCGACCCGCCCTGCCGGACGGGGCCACCATCATTGATGTCCGCACCCCGGCCGAGTTCGCCGGCGGGCACGTGGAGGGCTCCATCAACATCCCCCTGGACACCGTGCAGCGCGAGCTGCCGCGCTTCAAGGCCATCACCGGGCCCATCGTGCTGGTGTGCGCCTCGGGCCACCGCAGCGGACAGGCCACCGCGTGGCTCCGCGCCCAGGGCCTCGACCAGGTGGAGAACGGCGGCAGCTGGCTCAGTTTCCGCTAG
- a CDS encoding methyltransferase, whose product MAATPFRFKQFSLQQDRCALKVGTDAVVLGAWADVDGARILDIGTGTGVLALMAAQRNPAARIDAVEIDEPSAEQAAANAAASPWAPRVRVHRMDARRMRASEPYDRILCNPPFYAGEMDSPDARTGVAKHDGGLTFPELVKVTARLLAPAGRFVCIIPLNREADLCAIAAGHGLSPACRCVLHYLEGRPPKRVLLELVHGPSPLRQEELLVEHRPGRFSEAYRRLLAPYLLKF is encoded by the coding sequence GTGGCCGCGACGCCCTTCCGCTTCAAGCAATTCAGCCTCCAGCAGGACCGCTGCGCCCTGAAGGTGGGCACCGATGCCGTGGTGCTCGGCGCGTGGGCGGATGTGGACGGCGCGCGCATCCTGGACATCGGCACGGGCACCGGGGTGCTGGCCCTGATGGCCGCCCAGCGCAACCCCGCCGCCCGCATCGATGCCGTGGAGATCGACGAGCCTTCGGCGGAACAAGCGGCGGCGAACGCGGCCGCGAGCCCTTGGGCCCCGCGTGTGCGTGTGCACCGCATGGATGCCCGCCGCATGCGAGCGAGCGAGCCGTACGACCGGATCCTGTGCAACCCGCCGTTCTATGCCGGTGAGATGGACTCGCCCGACGCCCGGACCGGTGTGGCCAAGCACGACGGCGGGCTCACCTTCCCGGAGCTGGTGAAGGTCACCGCGCGGTTGCTGGCGCCTGCCGGCCGCTTCGTGTGCATCATCCCGCTCAACAGAGAGGCGGACCTCTGCGCCATCGCCGCCGGCCACGGACTATCCCCCGCATGCCGTTGCGTGCTGCACTATCTGGAAGGTCGGCCACCGAAACGCGTGCTCCTGGAACTCGTGCACGGCCCGTCGCCGCTGCGGCAGGAGGAACTGCTCGTGGAGCACCGGCCCGGCCGCTTCAGCGAGGCGTACCGCAGGCTGCTGGCGCCGTACCTGTTGAAGTTCTAG
- the rimM gene encoding 16S rRNA processing protein RimM — translation MDLESLHRIGKLGKPWGHQGDLTVHLEGCDTDDLVHAGSLFVDIEGQKVPFFFTDLREKGRDVLVKFDDFHDPQSAAILVGRDLYAPPGLLSDGSDESWDPDEFIGLVVRDEVHGDLGEVTAIEGTDRNPVLVILHGEQEVMVPLVEEMIVDLDMEERTLTIRTPEGLIDLYRDR, via the coding sequence ATGGACCTGGAGAGCCTGCACCGCATCGGCAAGCTGGGCAAACCCTGGGGGCACCAGGGCGACCTCACCGTGCACCTGGAGGGCTGCGACACCGACGACCTCGTCCACGCCGGCTCGCTCTTCGTCGACATCGAGGGCCAGAAGGTGCCCTTCTTCTTCACCGACCTGCGCGAGAAAGGACGTGATGTGCTGGTGAAGTTCGACGACTTCCACGACCCGCAGAGCGCGGCCATCCTCGTGGGGCGCGATCTCTACGCCCCGCCCGGCCTGCTGAGCGACGGCAGCGACGAGAGCTGGGACCCCGACGAGTTCATCGGCCTGGTGGTGCGCGACGAGGTGCACGGCGACCTCGGTGAGGTCACGGCCATCGAAGGAACAGACCGCAACCCCGTGCTCGTGATCCTCCACGGCGAGCAGGAAGTGATGGTGCCCCTCGTCGAGGAGATGATCGTGGACCTCGACATGGAGGAGCGCACCCTCACCATCCGCACGCCGGAGGGCTTGATCGACCTGTACCGGGACCGCTAG